The window TAATTAATTGGAGGTTTAAGAAGAATGCGAGTGTGGAAAACAAGGATTTTACTGGCGAAGCCTGGGGCAGATTGTCATGATAGGGGGGCTCATGTGCTGGTTCAGGCGTTCAAAGATGCTGGTATGGAGGTTATTTACACGGGGCTTTACCAGACTCCAAAGATG of the Thermodesulfobacteriota bacterium genome contains:
- a CDS encoding methylmalonyl-CoA mutase, translated to MRVWKTRILLAKPGADCHDRGAHVLVQAFKDAGMEVIYTGLYQTPKM